Genomic DNA from Candidatus Melainabacteria bacterium:
CAAAATTACCAAGCGGACTAAAAATAGGAGCCGTATTAAAAAGAGAGAGTCCACATGATGTATTGATTACAAGGGGTCTGACCCCATTAAGGGGTCTGCCCCCTTGGGCAAAAATAGGTACTTCAAGCCTTCGTAGAATTGCTCAACTAAAGGCGTTGCGACCTGATTTGGAGTACATTGACCTTCGTGGAAATCTCGATACAAGGATTAGAAAGCTTGAAGAAGGAAAACATGATGGAATAGTCCTAGCTTACAGCGGGGTAAAACGATTAGGTTTTGAAAACAAGATTACTGAACATTTTAACCCAAAAGAAATTTTGCCTGCTATTGGACAAGGAGCACTAGCAATTGAAATCAGAGAAGAAAGAGTAGTAGAAGAACTAATTTCTAAACTCAATGATCAAGAAACATATTTAAGTTCAATTGTAGAGCGAGCATTTTTAGAAACCTTGCAAGGTGGTTGTCAAGTACCGATTGGCGCTTATTCAGAAATTGCAAATAATAAAATTACTTTATATGGAATGATTGCAAGTCTGGATGGAAAAAAAATAGTCAAAGACCATAGACTAGAGACCATAGACTATAGACTAGAACTAAGAGAACAAAATATAGAGGGTTGTTATAGACTTGGGAAAGAATTAGCAGAAAGGTTACTGCAATTAGGTGGAAAAGAAATTCTTCAAGAGATTGTAAGGGTGTGATATTGTAGTTATATGGAACATGGAAAACAAAACAATTCTATTGTATACATTACAGGTGCAGGTCCCGGGGATCCTGGCTTACTAACATTAAAGGCTAAAGAAATTATTGAAAGAGCAGATGTTATTGCTTATGATAACTTAGTTTCAAAAGAAATCTTAGAACTTGCCTTGTTTTTAAATAAGGGTGTAAAAATTGTTTACGTAGGCAAGGTTGGTTATAAGCAAGAAGAGTCAGTTAATCAAGAAAAAATAAATAATCTTTTACTTGAGCTATCTAAGGATTACAAAATTATTTGCCGTTTAAAAGGTGGCGATCCAAACGTTTTTGGTCGTGGTGGCGAAGAAGCATTGTTCTTAAAGAAAAACAATATAAATTTTGAATTTATTCCAGGAGTGTCTAGTATTTCTGCTGTTCCTGCTTATAGTGGAATACCTTTAACTCATAGGGATTGTAGTAGCTCTTTTACTGTCATATCTGCTCATGAAGATCCATTTGATTTAAATAATTCAATTAACTGGAAAGACTTTGAAGTTGTTAACAATACTCTTGTACTTTTAATGGGGGTTAAGAATCTGCCTAAGATAGCTGAAAAACTAGTTTCTTTAGGACGTTCTAAAGATACTCCTGTTGCAATAATTTATTGGGGTACGACAAATAAGCAAAAATCAGTTCTTACTACTTTGCAAGATGTTTCTTATAACATAAAAAGGTATGAGGTTAAAGCCCCTTCAGTGATTATAATTGGTAAGGTAGTTAATTATAAAAGTATATTAGACTGGTTTGAGACAAAAACATTGTTTGGGAAAAAGATTTTAATTACAAGATCAAAAGAGCAATCTTTTTCTTTTGTTTCCAAACTACTTGATATGGGCACAAAGCCAATTAATTGTCCTATTGTTAGTTATGAAATTGTTGAGAAAGAAATTTACAACAAAAATATTATAAATAATTTGTCAAAGTTTAATTGGATATTTTTTACAAGTCAAAATGCAGTAAGGTATTTTTTTGAAATTTTAAATAAGAATTATTTTGATTCTAGAGTTCTTGCAAATAATGAAATAGCTGCTGTTGGTTATAAAACAAAATTAGAATTAGAGAAACATAATATTAAGCCAGACTTTGTACCAAAGAGGTTTTCATTTGATGATTTAATTAATGAATTATCAGAAAGAATAAATTTAAAAGATAAAAAGATTTTACATCCAACGCAGGTAGAGACGTTGCGTGCAACGTCTCTACAGATAACCCATTGGCCAATTTACGAGGCAAATTTTGTAAATGAGTTAGACCAAGAAATAATAAATCAAATTAAAGAAGGGATAGACGTTATTACTTTTTTTAGTTCAAGTACAGCAAGACATTTTGCAAAATTAATTGAAAAATATGATGTAGAGATACGATTAATCGCGTCTCTAACAGCAACAATTGGGGATAAAACCTCAGATACAGTCAAACAATTATTTGGTAAAGTTGATATTATTGCAGATCCTTTTACAGAAGATGGTTTAATTAATTCAATGGAAAAATATTATGCAAGATCAAATTCTAAAATCAAGACCAAGACGACTGCGTAAAAGTGAGGTAATTAGAAACCTTGTTCAGGAGACAATTTTATCTCCAGTACAATTCATAGCCCCAGTCTTTATTCATGAAGGCAATGAGCCTGAAATTAAAATAAATTCTATGCCGGGGATTTATCAATTTTCTGTAGACAGAACCTTGAAATATGTAGAAGAACTTTTAGAAAATAAAATTAAATCAATAATTATTTTTGGCATACCAAGAAATAAAGATAACCAAGCTTCATCTGCTTGGAATGAAAATGGAGTAGTCCAAAAGGCAAATAAAAAAATTAAAGAACACTTTCCAGAAATCTTACTTGTAAATGATACTTGTCTTTGTGAATATATGGAGCATGGACATTGTGGAGTTGTAGAGACGCGGTTAACCACGTCTCTACAGAATATAACAATTTCAAATGATCTTACATTAGAAATTTTAGAAAAGACTGCTATTTCACAAGCAGCTAGTGGTGCAGATATAATTGCACCTTCTGGAATGGTGGATGGAATGGTTGGAACAGTTAGAAAAGCACTGGACGAAAATGGTTTTCAAGATGTACTAGTTATGAGTTATGCAATAAAATATGCAAGTGCCTTTTATGGGCCGTTTAGAGAAGCTGTTAAATCAGCACCACAATTTGGTGATAGAAAATCATATCAAATGAATCCTACAAATAAGCGCGAAGCTATTCGTGAAGCTATATTGGATGAAAAAGAAGGTGCTGACATAATAATGGTAAAACCAGCACTTGCATATTTAGATATTATTTCAGCGGTAAAAGAAAGAACTAATCTCCCAATTGCTGCATATAATGTCTCTGGAGAATATGCAATGATAAAAGCTGCAGCACAAAATGGATGGATTGATGAAAAAAATGCAATTCTTGAAATGCTTACTAGCATTAAACGTGCAGGAGCAGATATTATAATTAGTTACTTTGCAAAAGATATCCATAACTTACTCTCATGTGCCCAAATTGTATATTAAATCAGGCTGGGCTAGGAGCAGCATATTATGGTGCTTTTGCAATATGCATTATATTTGCTATTGTTGCTTTAGCATTATATATTTGGGGTAGAAAGTCTGGTGAGTTTACTGGTGATGAAGAAGAAGCAAAATATTCAGTTTTTGATGATAAGAAATAAATTATTTTTGTTTTTATTAATTTTTGTTTTAAACACTTTAGTTGTTTTTGCAGGAAATGAAAATCCATTTCTTAGCAACAAAGAAAATAATGAAAATCCATATTCTGTAAATAAAAGAACAATTTTAATTGTGTTTGATGCATCAGGAAGTATGGAAGAAAAAATTCGTGGTGAAACAAAAATCCATATTGCAAAAAGAGTTTTAGAAAATGTTATTTCAAATGCTGATTCAGATGTAAACATTGGACTTAGGGTTTATGGTTTAAGTATAGCCACAGGAAATCCTAGCATTGATTGCAACGATTCAAGATTACTTGTTTTACCTGGTGTAGAAAATAGAAGACTAATTATTTCTGAAATTTATCAAATCTTACCAAGAGGTTTTACACCAATAACTTATTCTCTTTCACAAGCAGTTCAGGATCTTTCACCTTATCAGGGTGAGAGGTCAATCATTCTAATTAGTGATGGCTTAGAAACCTGTGGTGGAGACCCTTGTCAATTAGCACATACTTTAAAAGCCTCAAATATTGACTTGAAAATCGATGTTGTAGGCTTTGGCATAAAAGATGATTGGGCAGCGAGGCAGCAACTTAAGTGTATTGCATTAAACACTAGTGGAAGATATTTTGCTGCTGATAGTGCAGAAGAACTTACAAGAAGTCTTTCAGAAAGTATAAATAAAACAGTTACAGGAAGAATTATTACAATGATTGGAAAAGAAGTTAAAGTAAAAAGTGAAGAAACTGAAGGCTATGAAAACTTACCAAAACTTCAATCTGAAAAGTTGATTTTAAAAAGAAAGTCTAGAAAGTAATAAAAGATTTATTATGTCTATAAACACACAATTTAAATTAAAAGATCAAAAGCCTAATAAGGACTTTATTGTATGGAATGAAGAAATGTCTAAGAGCTTTGACCAGGAATTTTATTATGAGCACTCACATCCAGTTATATTGTGGATTGAAAAAATGAGATTAACAACTATAAGTAGTTTAATTAAAAAACATATGCAAGAAAATAATCATATAGATCCAGTCATTGTTGAAGTTGGCTGTGGAACTGGCCAGGTTCTTGAAGAAATTCTAAGAAAAATTAAAACAACTAATTTAATTGGAATAGAACCATTGGATGAGTGGAGGCAGAAAACACACAAGAGAATAGGTAATAAAGCAAGGCTTCTTAAAGGATTTGCTGAGGATTTGCCATTTGAAAACAATTCAGTTGATTACATTGTCTGTACTGAGGTTTTAGAACATGTAATTGATCCAAAGATTGTTTTAAGAGAATTAAGTCGAGTCCTTAAGAAGGATGGATTAATAATTGTATCCATTCCAAATGAACCTTTGATAAATAATTTAAAAGAAATTATTGACTCATTTAAAATCTATGACAAGTTGTTTCCCAAAATACAAAAACATAATGACTGGCATATCCACAGCTTAGATTTAAAATCTTTTAAGAAATTTGTTCCAGAAGGACTTAAAGAGCAATCATTGACTATTATTCCAACATTTTTTTTGCCGCTAAGGTATGTCATTGTATTTCAATTACATAATCTTCAATCACAGGATTTGCTAAAAGTCTCTCACACATTTCAATAACTTGGGATTTTGCTTTTTCCTTGGAATCCGCGTTTATTCTAAATACAATTTCTTTC
This window encodes:
- a CDS encoding class I SAM-dependent methyltransferase, giving the protein MSINTQFKLKDQKPNKDFIVWNEEMSKSFDQEFYYEHSHPVILWIEKMRLTTISSLIKKHMQENNHIDPVIVEVGCGTGQVLEEILRKIKTTNLIGIEPLDEWRQKTHKRIGNKARLLKGFAEDLPFENNSVDYIVCTEVLEHVIDPKIVLRELSRVLKKDGLIIVSIPNEPLINNLKEIIDSFKIYDKLFPKIQKHNDWHIHSLDLKSFKKFVPEGLKEQSLTIIPTFFLPLRYVIVFQLHNLQSQDLLKVSHTFQ
- the hemB gene encoding porphobilinogen synthase; the protein is MQDQILKSRPRRLRKSEVIRNLVQETILSPVQFIAPVFIHEGNEPEIKINSMPGIYQFSVDRTLKYVEELLENKIKSIIIFGIPRNKDNQASSAWNENGVVQKANKKIKEHFPEILLVNDTCLCEYMEHGHCGVVETRLTTSLQNITISNDLTLEILEKTAISQAASGADIIAPSGMVDGMVGTVRKALDENGFQDVLVMSYAIKYASAFYGPFREAVKSAPQFGDRKSYQMNPTNKREAIREAILDEKEGADIIMVKPALAYLDIISAVKERTNLPIAAYNVSGEYAMIKAAAQNGWIDEKNAILEMLTSIKRAGADIIISYFAKDIHNLLSCAQIVY
- the hemC gene encoding hydroxymethylbilane synthase; protein product: MTVKSKLIIGTRSSKLACWQANYVKDKLLRFYPELEINLKEIKTKGDHITDVALSKVGGKGFFTKEIEDALLKKEIDLAVHSLKDLPTKLPSGLKIGAVLKRESPHDVLITRGLTPLRGLPPWAKIGTSSLRRIAQLKALRPDLEYIDLRGNLDTRIRKLEEGKHDGIVLAYSGVKRLGFENKITEHFNPKEILPAIGQGALAIEIREERVVEELISKLNDQETYLSSIVERAFLETLQGGCQVPIGAYSEIANNKITLYGMIASLDGKKIVKDHRLETIDYRLELREQNIEGCYRLGKELAERLLQLGGKEILQEIVRV
- the cobA gene encoding uroporphyrinogen-III C-methyltransferase; the protein is MEHGKQNNSIVYITGAGPGDPGLLTLKAKEIIERADVIAYDNLVSKEILELALFLNKGVKIVYVGKVGYKQEESVNQEKINNLLLELSKDYKIICRLKGGDPNVFGRGGEEALFLKKNNINFEFIPGVSSISAVPAYSGIPLTHRDCSSSFTVISAHEDPFDLNNSINWKDFEVVNNTLVLLMGVKNLPKIAEKLVSLGRSKDTPVAIIYWGTTNKQKSVLTTLQDVSYNIKRYEVKAPSVIIIGKVVNYKSILDWFETKTLFGKKILITRSKEQSFSFVSKLLDMGTKPINCPIVSYEIVEKEIYNKNIINNLSKFNWIFFTSQNAVRYFFEILNKNYFDSRVLANNEIAAVGYKTKLELEKHNIKPDFVPKRFSFDDLINELSERINLKDKKILHPTQVETLRATSLQITHWPIYEANFVNELDQEIINQIKEGIDVITFFSSSTARHFAKLIEKYDVEIRLIASLTATIGDKTSDTVKQLFGKVDIIADPFTEDGLINSMEKYYARSNSKIKTKTTA
- a CDS encoding VWA domain-containing protein, coding for MIRNKLFLFLLIFVLNTLVVFAGNENPFLSNKENNENPYSVNKRTILIVFDASGSMEEKIRGETKIHIAKRVLENVISNADSDVNIGLRVYGLSIATGNPSIDCNDSRLLVLPGVENRRLIISEIYQILPRGFTPITYSLSQAVQDLSPYQGERSIILISDGLETCGGDPCQLAHTLKASNIDLKIDVVGFGIKDDWAARQQLKCIALNTSGRYFAADSAEELTRSLSESINKTVTGRIITMIGKEVKVKSEETEGYENLPKLQSEKLILKRKSRK